One region of Parerythrobacter jejuensis genomic DNA includes:
- a CDS encoding type IV toxin-antitoxin system AbiEi family antitoxin, with the protein MNMTESLNEKRAAEHLADLLEGMSSVRSVEILHQAAARDTGIDILATFVRGKSRHSLIVEVKRNAEPARVRQALWQLEKATTTYGEKAYPILAAPYISPASQQICRDSGVGYLDFVGNAYLAIGGLEIDHRTDAKPKAEKRALRSLFKPKAAAILHVMLGAPEHRWRVGELAEKAGVSAGHASQVGQQLRQREWAEQSSEGLWLSDPGALLDSWQDEYDVPAGEHVQLYTHLHGAELQEAARSIIGEIPRANVLFASFSAAEWIAPYARTGRTYFYADEHGLGELYTRLDLRSAPKGANIDIRMPNDSVVFQARTILENGLQITNPIQTYLDLTTAGERGREAAAHLREEVLQW; encoded by the coding sequence ATGAATATGACCGAATCATTGAATGAGAAGCGAGCCGCCGAGCATCTTGCCGATCTCCTTGAAGGCATGAGCTCGGTGCGTAGCGTTGAGATTTTGCATCAGGCGGCGGCTCGCGATACCGGTATAGACATCTTGGCGACGTTCGTTCGCGGAAAGAGCCGGCACTCGCTGATTGTCGAGGTCAAAAGGAATGCCGAGCCAGCGCGAGTTCGACAAGCGCTCTGGCAATTGGAAAAGGCCACCACAACCTATGGCGAGAAGGCTTATCCGATCCTAGCAGCGCCATATATTTCACCTGCTTCCCAGCAAATCTGCCGGGATAGCGGCGTGGGCTACCTCGATTTTGTTGGGAACGCCTATCTCGCAATCGGAGGGTTGGAAATCGACCATAGGACAGATGCAAAGCCCAAAGCGGAAAAGCGCGCGCTGCGCTCATTATTCAAGCCTAAAGCTGCCGCCATCCTTCATGTCATGCTCGGTGCGCCCGAACACCGGTGGCGGGTCGGCGAGCTCGCCGAGAAGGCAGGCGTAAGCGCTGGTCACGCTAGCCAAGTCGGCCAGCAATTGCGTCAGCGCGAGTGGGCTGAGCAATCAAGCGAAGGTTTATGGCTTAGCGACCCAGGCGCACTTCTCGATAGTTGGCAGGACGAATACGACGTGCCCGCAGGCGAGCATGTGCAACTCTACACCCACTTGCACGGCGCAGAGCTTCAGGAAGCGGCCCGTTCCATCATTGGCGAGATCCCGCGTGCAAACGTGCTCTTCGCCTCCTTCTCCGCTGCAGAGTGGATCGCCCCCTATGCAAGAACGGGTCGCACCTACTTCTACGCCGACGAGCATGGGCTTGGCGAACTGTACACACGTCTCGATCTTCGAAGCGCGCCAAAAGGCGCCAACATCGATATCCGCATGCCCAACGACAGTGTCGTTTTTCAGGCGAGGACGATACTCGAGAACGGGTTGCAGATTACCAATCCGATCCAGACCTATCTGGATCTTACGACAGCTGGCGAACGCGGCCGCGAGGCAGCAGCGCACCTTCGTGAGGAGGTCCTGCAGTGGTGA
- a CDS encoding DUF2189 domain-containing protein, whose protein sequence is MAEQAAISPTTVANDLTVGDLGAALKAGLADFRAHSQYGLFFAGVYVAAGVFLYYALLTRDELAWLVPATAGFPLLAPFVAVGLYEVSRRREAGIPMSWGAILGAMRGRGDEQILSMGVIVFVAFAFWLMVAHGIFAIFLGESGIGSDPLAVFATLPGIAMLVVGSIVGGLMALAFYAITVASLPMLVDQDVDFISAIIVSLAAVRSNKRVLLLWAVLIAVLLFVAMIPLFLGLLVALPVLGHATWHLYRRVACSQSA, encoded by the coding sequence GTGGCAGAACAAGCAGCCATATCGCCGACGACCGTTGCAAACGACCTGACGGTGGGGGATCTGGGAGCAGCCTTGAAAGCGGGATTGGCCGACTTCCGCGCTCACTCACAATACGGACTGTTTTTCGCGGGTGTATACGTCGCGGCAGGCGTTTTCTTGTATTATGCGCTTCTGACGCGCGATGAACTGGCGTGGCTTGTCCCGGCGACGGCCGGCTTCCCGTTATTGGCCCCGTTTGTCGCGGTGGGCCTGTATGAGGTCAGTCGCCGGCGCGAGGCGGGTATTCCGATGAGCTGGGGCGCCATACTGGGCGCGATGCGCGGGCGTGGCGACGAGCAAATCCTGAGCATGGGCGTGATCGTCTTTGTCGCATTCGCGTTCTGGCTCATGGTTGCCCACGGGATCTTCGCGATCTTTCTCGGTGAATCAGGCATCGGTTCGGATCCGCTCGCTGTTTTTGCGACGTTGCCGGGTATCGCCATGCTGGTTGTCGGAAGCATCGTGGGCGGTCTTATGGCGCTGGCCTTCTATGCGATAACGGTTGCCAGTCTGCCCATGCTGGTCGATCAGGACGTCGATTTTATCAGCGCCATTATTGTCAGTCTGGCTGCGGTTCGCTCCAATAAGAGGGTGTTGCTGCTCTGGGCCGTACTGATTGCGGTGCTGTTGTTCGTCGCGATGATCCCTTTGTTCCTGGGGTTGCTGGTGGCATTGCCTGTTCTGGGGCATGCGACCTGGCATCTCTATCGCAGGGTTGCCTGCTCTCAGTCAGCGTAG
- a CDS encoding OmpW/AlkL family protein, which translates to MKAVFLAGLAVAALSSTPALAQDNEGPLQIKVFATGVLPDGEITQVNTDIVGLPANTQTKANDNYVPTIAIEYFFSDNFSVETICCLTQHDVDGTTGLPGAELVSNGKLIPATVTAKLHFDVGGIKPYVGAGPAYFLWIDDEPGAATIPLGVTDFNLSDELGFALQAGFDVPLNDKGLGLSVDAKRYWVDTTATWFAGNTVAIQTEHKLDPWVVSAGLSYRF; encoded by the coding sequence ATGAAAGCCGTTTTCTTGGCCGGGCTTGCAGTCGCGGCCCTCAGCAGTACTCCTGCTCTTGCCCAGGACAATGAAGGTCCGCTGCAGATCAAGGTCTTTGCCACTGGCGTGCTGCCTGACGGGGAAATTACCCAGGTCAACACCGACATTGTCGGCCTCCCGGCCAACACCCAGACCAAGGCGAACGACAATTACGTGCCAACGATCGCGATTGAATACTTCTTCTCGGACAATTTCTCGGTAGAAACGATCTGCTGCCTGACCCAGCATGATGTCGACGGCACAACCGGTCTGCCCGGCGCCGAACTGGTTTCCAACGGCAAGCTGATCCCGGCAACGGTCACCGCTAAACTGCATTTCGATGTAGGCGGCATCAAGCCCTATGTCGGCGCTGGCCCTGCCTATTTCCTCTGGATCGATGATGAGCCTGGTGCCGCTACGATCCCGCTCGGTGTGACCGATTTCAACCTGTCTGACGAACTCGGATTTGCGTTACAGGCCGGCTTCGATGTGCCCCTGAACGACAAGGGCCTTGGCCTCAGTGTAGATGCGAAGCGCTATTGGGTCGATACAACTGCGACATGGTTTGCTGGCAACACGGTTGCCATTCAGACGGAACACAAACTGGACCCGTGGGTCGTCAGCGCGGGCCTTTCGTACCGCTTCTGA